The genome window AAACACCCATCACAGAGGAATTGGATGGTCTGGTTGTCCCGATGCCGTCAACCCTGGCGCAGGACGAAATGGATAACCTGATGGCGTATATCAAAACCGGCGTGCCAAGCCTCATTTTGGAAGATCCGCTGCCGGCGATCGATATCAGCATGGCGCCATCCGAACAAGCCGGCGCCAATCGCAACCCGTTTATGCAGCAAGGTCCGGCGCCAAAAGAAAAAGGCAATCTGGACGGATTTTTCCGCGAACTGGGTGTTACTTTCGCAAAAGACCAAATTGTGTGGGATGCCTACAACCCGCATCCGGATTTGGCGCAATTGCCGCCGGAAATCGTGTTTGTCGGTCGCGGTAACGAAAACGCGGAAACCTTCAACGCTCAAAATTTGACCAGCGCACATTTGGAACAACTGGTGCTGATGTTTCCCGGTTACCTCAACAAAGCGTCCGGCGCAAATGTGGAATTTACGCCGCTGGTGAAAAGCGGTTTTGTTTCCGCTGTCCAGCCGTATAGTATGATGGTTCGCCGCAACTTTTTGGGCATGAGCCAACTGAATGTTCGCGGATTACCGCATCGCCCGAACGCGGTGGATTACACGATGGCCGCGTGGGTGAAAAGCCAGCCGGATTCTTCGGCGAACGCCACAAACATCAACGCGATTGTTATCGCCGATCTCGATTTTATTTCCGAACAATTTTTTGAAATCCGCAAACAGGGGATTTCAAATCTGAATTTTGACAACGTTTCGTTTTTCCTCAACTGCATCGATGTGCTGGTTGGCGATGAATCGTTTGTTGCGTTGCGCAATCGCCGGGTGAAGCATCGCACGCTCACATCTGTGGAAGCGCAAACGCAGGAATACATCCAGCAACGCGCTGCGGATGAGCAACTGGCAGAAAATGAAGCGCAAGTTGCCCTCACGGATGCACAGCAGCGACTCACTCAAAGAGTGCAGGAAGTGCAGCAACGCACGGATCTTGATGAGCAAACCAAACAAATTATGGCGCAGAATATTCAGGAAGTGGAGCAACGCCGTTTCGATGCGCTGAAAACCAACATCGAAGCGGAAAAAGAAGCCAAAATTGCGGCCAGCAAAGCGGAAATGGAAAGCAAAATCCGCAATATCCAAAACGGCATCAAAACGATGGCGGTGCTCATTCCGCCGATTCCGGTGCTGGTGATCGGCATCATGATTTTCATTCGCCGCCGCCGCCGGGAATCGGACAGCATTTCCGCATCGCGCCGGGTGTTGGTGTAAATTGTTCCGGGCGAACCATCGTTTCGCCCATACGAAAGCAATTGGAGGATAACAATGAACGAAAAAAAGAAAACCATGTATTTTGCGGGAGCCGCGCTATTGCTGGCGTTGCTGGCATTTGCCACAACACCCAGTCGCGTAACACCGAATGCATTTTTGGATCAGGGTGAAGAATTTTTCCCGGAATTTAAAGATCCGAATACAGCAACTTCGCTGGAAGTCATCAATTTCAACGAAGAAACCGGCGAAGCCGTGCCGTTCAAAGTGGAATTCAGAGATGGCAGATGGACGATTCCGTCGCACCACGATTACCCGGCGGATGGCAAAGAGCGATTGGCAAAAACTGCCGCAGGTGTCATCGGCATTACCAAAGATGATTTCCGCAGCGACAACGTGAGCGACCACGAATTATGCGGCGTTATCGATCCGCTGGACGAAACCGCAACAACCCTCAGCGGACGCGGAAAACGGGTGACCATCAAAGGCGAAAACGATAAAATTCTCGCAGATTTTATTGTTGGCAAAGAAATTGAAGGTCGTGAAGGCTTCCGGTTTGTTCGCGTTCCCGAGCAAAAACGGGTTTACGCCGTGCGGATGGATTTGGATATCAGCACCAAATTCAGCGACTGGATCGAATCCGATCTGCTGAAAGTGGGCAAAGAGAGTGTCACCCAAATCCAGTTGAAAGATTATTCGATCAACGAACGCACCGGCGCCATCAATCGCCGCAGCGAAATTGATCTCACCAAAACCGGTGACAAATGGCAAATGGATCGCCTGCCCGCCGGAAACGAAGTCAACAAAATGAAAGCAGACGGACTGCTGAACACACTGGACAACCTGAAAATTGTTGGCGTGCGCACCAAACCGGAAGGACTTTCCGCCAGCCTGAAGCGCACCGAAAACGCAGTTGAATTATCCCAAAACGACATGCGTTCGTTGCAAAGCAAAGGCTATTATTTTGGACGCGACGGCAACCTGTTTTCCAACGAAGGTGAAATGGAAATTCGCTGCAACGACGGCGTAATTTATACCCTGCGCTT of Calditrichia bacterium contains these proteins:
- a CDS encoding DUF4340 domain-containing protein, whose translation is MNEKKKTMYFAGAALLLALLAFATTPSRVTPNAFLDQGEEFFPEFKDPNTATSLEVINFNEETGEAVPFKVEFRDGRWTIPSHHDYPADGKERLAKTAAGVIGITKDDFRSDNVSDHELCGVIDPLDETATTLSGRGKRVTIKGENDKILADFIVGKEIEGREGFRFVRVPEQKRVYAVRMDLDISTKFSDWIESDLLKVGKESVTQIQLKDYSINERTGAINRRSEIDLTKTGDKWQMDRLPAGNEVNKMKADGLLNTLDNLKIVGVRTKPEGLSASLKRTENAVELSQNDMRSLQSKGYYFGRDGNLFSNEGEMEIRCNDGVIYTLRFGEIAYGSGFDVSAGVDDPDQLDKGVAENRYLFVTTSFDGSNFKEPKQPANTDFLNKADSLWSEADKTNKNLYDAHQAWQQKIDAGKTRSDELNQRFADWYYVISNEDFKKFDLSREDLMTKKNG